The genomic interval TAACCGGTGCCTTTATGCTCATCGGGCTCAAATATGGTAAGATAAGGGCGGAAGATGATCAGGCCAGGGAAACAGCATACGCTTTGGTGAGGGAGTTTGCGGATAGGTTCACGTCCCGTAATGGCTCGATCAGATGCAAAGAGCTACTGGGCTATGATATCAGCACTCCGGAGGGGCTGGCGCTGGCCAGGGAGAGGGAAGTCTTCACTACTGTCTGTCCGAAATTAGTTCGGGATGCGGCAGAGATCATCGGGCAGATGTTGGCGACCGCAGATGCAGGTGGAGGTTGACCATGGAAACTCGACCGT from Chloroflexota bacterium carries:
- a CDS encoding C_GCAxxG_C_C family protein, which codes for MTEIERALACFNEGFSCAQAVLSTYAPRFGLDREMALRIAGAFGGGMGRLGEVCGAVTGAFMLIGLKYGKIRAEDDQARETAYALVREFADRFTSRNGSIRCKELLGYDISTPEGLALAREREVFTTVCPKLVRDAAEIIGQMLATADAGGG